Part of the Microaerobacter geothermalis genome, AAAGATTTGTGCCGAAATTTCTGGCCCTAATGAAATTAAGAGAATTGCCGCTTTTTGTCTGTTGGTTAATTCTTTAGGTGATGTCACTCGTGCCATTAGAAACACTCCTATTCATCAGCGGTCCATGTTCTAAGCAGTTTAACAAATTCTTCAGGTTTCTGTCTGGCTAAACGTTCCAATTGTTTTCTCATGGTTATTTGCTCCGTATCTTCTTTTGGCTCAAGTTGAGCGGCGGAAAAAACGGGAGTAGGAACAATCTCTTCCTCTTGTTCCTCTTTTCCCTTCCTTTTTCTTAAAAAAATCATGAAAAATAACAGTAGAACGAATCCAATTGCACCCGCTACAATATATGATAAATAATCTCTAATATCAAAGGCGGTAGTCACGGAAGGTTTGCTAAATTTGCGAACCACAAGCGAGACCCGTTCATCAGTATTGACGGCTGGATTTACCAAGGCTGTTTTTACGATAGATTCAAGTATGGGTTTTACAGTGGTTTCTATACTGGGATCAACTTCATCCTCATTTAATGTGACCATAATGGACATATCTTCTATCCTATAGGGTGTAGCTATAATTTCTTTTGTAATTCTGTTTACTTCCTGATTGATTCTCTCTTCTATTCTTTCATATTCGCTATTTCCATTTTCATTGCCGGAAGGATAACCGGGTATCGCATTTTGCCCCGTGCCCACTATCCCTCCAGGGGCGCTTCCTGTTCCAGAAAAAGTTTCAGTGATTTTCTCGCTGCTTATAGTAATTCCCTTGTTATTTCCCACATCTACGGGGGTTACCAAGTTTTCAACGCTTTTTACCTGGTCAAAATTTAATTTGGCAAACACTTGAACAACCAAATTATCGTATCCCCCGACAATGGGTGCCAACATCGCCTGAATTTGTTTTTGTATGTCCTTTTCAATATCCTTTTGAATTTTTCTCTGTTTCTCATAAGAAGATCCAAAATATGACGAACTACCTTGGCTATTTTCAAGCAGTATTCCATTTTGATCCGTAATTACGATATTGTCAACCGGCAATTTGGGAACACTTTTTGAAACCAGGTTATACAAGGTGTTGATCTGCTTTTCATTTAGTTGAATTCCTGGGTCAAGTTCAACAATGACCGAAGCTGTCGCTTTTTCATTTTCATCAGCTACCCACAGGGTTTCTTTCGGTAACGTGAGCATAACCCGAGCATCCCGGACTCCCTGCACCTTTTTCAGAAGAAATTCAAGTTCCCCTTGCATAGCATCCCTTTCAATCACTCCAAACTGCTGTTCAGTCATTCCGAAGCCCAGGTTTTTCTCAAAAATGCTGTAACCAATAGATGAACTGTTGGGAATTCCATCAGCTGCAAGTGCAACAATAATATCTGGCTTATCCTTTAGTGAGACTTTTATATTTCGACCATCCTGTGATATTTCATAAATATATCCACCTTCATCTAATTTTTCTTTTATTGCGCCTACATCTGCTTCCGTTAAAGAATTATTAAATAATGGCACCATTTGCGGTTTAGAAGCGATCGTTACATATAGGGAAAGAGAGGCGATAAGAATCAGGACGATGGAGCCCATGATCATTTTCTGTTTAACTGATGCTTGTTTCCAGTAACCCAGTATTTTTTCCTTTATCTGTTGCCAATTATTGTTCATATTTTTCCTCTCCCATTACATAGGGGTAATTAAACCTGCATTCTCATTACTTCTTGGTAGGCTTCAATAATCTTGTTTCTAACTTGAACCGTTAGTTGAAGACTTAATTCAGCCTTCTGAGCTGCAATAGTCACCTGATGTAAATCCGTTACCTGGCCCGCAACCAAGTTTTCCGTCAATTTTTCTGCCTTAATCTGGTCCTGATTCACCTGATCTAATGCATTTTTTAAAAACGAAGAAAAAGAGCTATCGTTTGTTCCTGTCTTAACTGGCGACAGTTTTGTCAATGTATCAGGTGATAGACTGACTCCTTTAATCATCCGTCATCACTCCTAACGTCCGATTTCCAAGGCTTTTAATGCCATTGATTTTGATGCATTAAAGGCGGTCACGCTGGCTTCATAGGATCGAGTGGCTGAGATCAAATCAACCATCTCCTTTAAAACGTCCACATTGGGCATAAGAACAAAACCATTTTCATCCGCATCCGGATGCCCCGGATTATATACCTGTTTAAAAGGGGATTTATCTTGGACAATTTGAGTCGCCTTCACTCCCTCACCAGGAACCGATGAGCGTCCCAAAGCCGCATTCAAATAATTTTTAAAAGAAGGAGCCTGAGGGGAAAAGCTGACCATTTTCCGCTGATAAGGCATCCACTTCCCGTTTTCGAACGTTGCCCTTGTCGTGTTCGCATTTGCAATATTTGAAGCAATGATATCCATTCTAAGCCTTTGTGCAGTTAAAGCAGAGGCGCTGATATTCATACTGTTAAAGATTGACATACCTATCGTCTCCCCTCATTAATTACGATACGAAGCTTGGAAAAATAACTGTTTGTCTCCTCAACCAAAGCATTATAAAAAATTTGGTTTTGAGCCAATTGAGACATTTCAAAATCAATGTCTACATTATTTCCATTATTGTTCATATTGGTCTGATGATCCGTTATCACCTGATAACCGGAATACTTTCTATAGGCATCTCCCCCGATAGGAATATGCTTGGAGTTGGTTCGATATCCCGTAAAGCTTGAAGCGCTCCTGTTAAGGGCTTCCTGAAAGATCGAAGAAAAGGAAACGTCCTGTCTTTTATAATTTGGCGTATCGACATTAGCAATATTGTTTGCAAGAACTCGCTGCCTCATGGCTGTCGCATCTAATCCCTGTGTTAGTATCCGAAGAGTTTGACCTTCAAAAAGATTCATCTTCACGCCTCCTAATGCCATTCGTATATCTAGACAAGAATTCTACATCCTACAAAGAATTCCTGCAATGTTCGACAAATACATATAAATTATTTCTTAAGCTCTCAAATCCCCTTTCATCTATCCTCTACGATAAAGAAAACTTGGCTTATGCCATGTCTCCGGCGAAGGCAGAAGACTTAATTTCGCTTAATCAGATTAGAAAAGTTATACTTTTTTATCCGTCAAAAAAAGTTCTGTCGATTCGACAGAACTTTAATCTAGGTACGAAACTAAACATCCATGATCCGAAGGGTCTTGAGCGTTTAGTTCAGACCATATGAACCAAGTCATCTGTTTTGATAGAAATTTTTAGGAAGTCTTTAATTTTTGCAATTCAGGAAGCAGTTTTTCATTAAGCACTTTTATATAGGTTCCCTTCATACCCAAAGAACGGGATTCAATGACCCCCGCACTTTCCAACTTCCGTAAAGCATTTACAATCACGGAGCGGGTAATTCCGACTCTATCGGCAATTTTGCTGGCAACCAATAAACCTTCTTTTCCGTCTAGTTCTTCAAAAATATGTTCAACGGCTTCCAATTCACTGTAGGATAAGGATCCAATGGCCATTTGCACAACCGCCTTGCTTCTTGCCTCCTGTTCAATTTCCTCAGAGCGCTCACGAAGAATTTCCATTCCTACAACGGTTGCACCATATTCTGCCAATATTAAATCGTCGTTAATAAATTGTTCATTTAAACGAGCAAGCACTAAGGTTCCTAATCGGTCACCACCGCCGATAATGGGTACCAACGTGGTATAACCAGATTGAAAAACTTCTCTCATTTCAACTGGAAAAGCGGTTAAGTCACTTTCAACTCCGATATTAGAAGTGGTTGTATCTACCTTTAATAACATGTTGCTGTATTCTTCTGGGAAGCGGCGGTCATCCAGCATTTTTTTCATGCGCTCATTTTCAACTTCTTGATAAATGGCATATCCCAAAACTTTTCCCTTGCGGCTTAAAATGTAAGTGTTGGCTTGGATCACATCTCTTAGCACTTCAGCCATTTCCATAAAGTTAACGGCATGACCCGCGGCCTTTTGTAATAATCGGTTAATCCTTCTAGTTTTATTCAGTAAATCCATTTCCAAAATCCTCCTGTCTTATTTTACAAAATATATTGACTTAAATCGCGATTTTGCACTATATCCTTTATTTTTTCCCTAACATACTCAGGTGTAATCACAATTTTTTCCATAGTTATCTCAGGTGCTTCAAAAGATAAATCCTCTAACAGTTTCTCCATAATCGTATGAAGTCTCCTTGCTCCGATATCATCTGTGGAATGGTTTACCTCTGCAGCCAGTCTCGCAATTTCCTCCAGCGCTTCATCCGTAAATTCAATTTGAACCCCCTCTGTTTCTATCAATGCCTGATATTGTTTCGTAATGGCATTTTGTGGCTCTTTTAATATTCGGACAAAATCATCGGCACTTAAACTTTCCAATTCTACCCGAATCGGCAATCTGCCCTGAAGCTCCGGAATCAAGTCAGAAGGCTTTGCCATATGAAATGCACCGGCTGCAATAAATAAAATATAGTCAGTCTTTACGGGACCATATTTTGTCATCACCGTTGATCCTTCTATAATGGGAAGGATATCTCTTTGTACGCCCTCCCTTGATACATCGGGTGATCCTGTTTCCTTACCCGCAATTTTGTCGATTTCATCAATAAAAATAATCCCCGTTTCCTCGGCTCTTCTAATCGATTCTTGAATGACTTCATCCATATCGATCAGCCGCTGAGCTTCCTCCTGAATCAATACATTGCGGGCTTCTTTCACGGGTAGCCTTCTTTTCTTTTTCTTTTTGGGAAGAAGATTGCCAAACATTTCTTGAACATTAATCCCCATTTGTTCAACACCGGCTCCCGAGAAAATTTCAAACATGGAAGGAAGATGATCTTCTACCTCAATTTCTATCATATGATCTTCTAATTCCCCTAGGGCCAGTTGATGTGCCACTCTCCTTCTTTTTTGCTCCAAGTCCTGCCGATCGTCTTCGATATTGCTCTTATCATTTTTGTCATTCTGTTGACCAAATAACATTTCAAAAGGGTTTGCAAAATTTTTTTGTTGTTTTTGGCTGGGTACCAAAATGTGAACGATTCGTTCATTAGCTAACTGTTCGGCCCGATCCTTTACCTTTTCCATTTTTTCTGCTTTCACCAAGCGAATGGAGGTTTCAATTAAATCACGGACCATCGACTCAACGTCCCTGCCCACATATCCCACCTCGGTAAACTTGGTGGCTTCTACCTTTACAAACGGGGCTCCAACCAATTTTGCGATACGCCTCGCAATTTCTGTTTTTCCTACCCCAGTAGGCCCTATCATTAGAATATTTTTAGGGACAACTTCTTCTTTTAGCCTCGTCGGAAGCTTTGATCTCCTATAGCGGTTTCTTAATGCGATTGCAACAGATTTTTTAGCCTTATGCTGTCCTACAATATACTTATCCAGTTCGGCAACAATTTGCTTAGGGGTTAAACTTTCGGGATTCTTTATCACGATCTCTCTCATCCCTTCATTAACTCTTCTACCACAATGTTGTGGTTTGTATAAACACAAATATCAGCAGCAATGGCAAGGGCAGTTTCCGCTATCTCCCTTGCAGATAAATGGTCAGCCTTTTGTTTTAACGCTCTACCAGCAGCTAAAGCATAATTGCCCCCTGAGCCGATGGCCAAGATTCCATCATCCGGCTCAATCACTTCACCTGTTCCAGAAACCAAAAGAAGATGATCATGATTCATTACAATGAGCATAGCCTCTAATCGGCGCAGCATTTTGTCCATCCGCCATTCCTTTGCCAATTCCACTGCAGCCCTTTGCAAATTCCCATGATACTGTTCCAATTTCCCTTCAAATTTTTCAAATAATGTGAAGGCATCAGCAACAGACCCAGCAAAACCGGCAATCACTTTTCCTTGATATAAACGACGAACCTTAGTCGCTCTATGTTTCATCACCACCTGATTTCCAAAAGTGACTTGACCATCTCCAGCCATAGCCCCTTCACCTTGATGATGAATGGCAAAAATGGTTGTTCCTCGAAACATGGATTCCAATCCATATTCCTCCTTTTTACTTTACTTGCGGGTTTCCCCTTTTAAGCCCTTGGATGTGTCTGCAAATAAACCTCTCTCAATCTCTCCTTAGTTACATGGGTGTAAATCTGGGTTGTGGAAATATTCACATGCCCAAGCATCTCTTGTACGGTACGAAGATCTGCCCCAGCTTCAAGCATATGGGTAGCAAACGTATGCCTAATGGTATGGGGGCTCACCCGATTTGTAATCGCCGCCTGCTGTATATACTTGTGAATCACCCTTCTCACGCTACGGTCGGTTAAAGTTCCCCCGCGAACATTTAAAAAAACGGCATCTGTATCTGCTTCTTGACTTTTGAGCAGCGGCCTGCCCTTATCAAGGTACTGTTTCATGGCTTCAAGGGCAAATGAACCAAGAATTACAATTCGTTCTTTTGCCCCTTTTCCAAAAACTCGAGCCGTACCCAGATTTAAATCAATAGAATCGAGCCCAAGACCTACCAATTCACTAACCCTGATACCGCTGGCATATAATACTTCTAATATGGCTTTGTCCCTTAAACCAACCGGAGATGTAACATTAGGCTGTGCTAGTAACAATTCCATTTCCTTATGATACAGGAATTTGGGAAGCTTCTTTTCCAACTTGGGAGTAGACACCATTTGAAAAGGATTCATGGTTACCTCTTCTTCCCGCATTAAAAAGCGATAAAAGGAACGCATACTGGACAACCTTCTGGAAATGGTACGCCTGGAATAGTTCTTTTTTGCAAGCATAGCCAAATATTCTCTTACATCGGTATGATCGATCTGATTCCAGTGTTCCAATTCCTTGGTATTTAAAAAAGCAAGGAATGCATCGATATCCCGGTGATAATTAAGGACGGTATGGGGTGAAGCATTCTTTTCAATTTGTAAGTACTGAAGAAACCCTTTGATTTGTGACTGAATGTGATTTTCCATTTCAATCCCCCACCCCCTGAGCAACCATATAGTAACACAGTGTGAAAGCTAATTGCAACAGTAATTGTCTATGTTTCGTGAAAAATTCTGAATTATTTCCAATGCCCTTGCAGCGAAGGCTTCATATCTTTCTTTTTTATTTTTTATTTTTCTTTCCAACGGAGGGAATAGTCCAAAATTAGCATTCATCGGTTGAAAGTGCTTCGGGTCTGCAGTGGTAATATAATTGGCCATACTCCCTATCGCAGTTTCTTTCGGAAAAACGATAGGGTCTAGTCCTTTGGCCAGTCTTGACGCATTGATTCCTGCGACCAAACCGGCAGCAGCTGATTCGACATATCCTTCCACTCCAGTCATTTGTCCTGCAAAAAACAGATTTTCACGGCTTTTTAGTTGGTAAGTGGGATTTAAAAGTTTTGGTGAATTGATAAATGTGTTGCGGTGCATTACCCCATATCTGACAATCTCCGCATTCTCCAATCCAGGAATCAATTGAATTACTCTCTTTTGATCAGCCCATTTCATATGGGTTTGAAATCCCACAATATTATAAAGGGTTGCTGCACTATTATCCTGTCTAAGCTGGACCACGGCGAAGGGTTGCTTTCCAGTTCTAGGATCAATCAGGCCTACAGGTTTTAAGGGTCCAAATAACATGGTTTGTTTTCCCCTTTTAGCCATCACCTCAATAGGCATACATCCCTCAAAATAGATTTCCTTTTCAAATTCCTTTAACGGTACGACCTCCGCATCCACAATTGCATTGTAAAAAACTTCAAATTCCTCTTCATTCATTGGGCAATTAAGATAAGCCGCATCCCCTTTACCATATCGTGAAGCAAAAAAAGCTTTGCTTTCATCAATTGATTCCCTCTCAACAATGGGTGCTGCCGCATCGTAAAAGTAAAAGTATTCTTCACCGGTCAATTGTTTAATCTTTTCGGAAAGATTCGCCGATGTAAGCGGTCCGGTAGCTACCACTACAATTCCCTCATCCGGGATATCGGTCAATTCTTCACGATACACAGAGATGAGGGGATGATTAGATAATGATTCGGTCACATAGTGAGAAAACTCTTCCCTATCTACCGCTAGAGCTCCGCCTGCCGGAACGGAGCAGCAGTCAGCAGAAGAAATAATGATGGAATTTAATCTCCTCATTTCTTCTTTTAAAATGCCTACTGCGTTCGTCAAGGAGTTGGCTCTTAACGAATTGCTACATACCAACTCGGCGAATTGTTCTGTATGATGGGCCGGTGTTGATTTCACCGGCCTCATTTCGTACAATCGGACTGGGATTCCACTATTGGCGATTTGCCAGGCCGCTTCACTTCCAGCCAACCCTGCACCAATGACTGTAATTGGATGTT contains:
- the fliF gene encoding flagellar basal-body MS-ring/collar protein FliF; protein product: MNNNWQQIKEKILGYWKQASVKQKMIMGSIVLILIASLSLYVTIASKPQMVPLFNNSLTEADVGAIKEKLDEGGYIYEISQDGRNIKVSLKDKPDIIVALAADGIPNSSSIGYSIFEKNLGFGMTEQQFGVIERDAMQGELEFLLKKVQGVRDARVMLTLPKETLWVADENEKATASVIVELDPGIQLNEKQINTLYNLVSKSVPKLPVDNIVITDQNGILLENSQGSSSYFGSSYEKQRKIQKDIEKDIQKQIQAMLAPIVGGYDNLVVQVFAKLNFDQVKSVENLVTPVDVGNNKGITISSEKITETFSGTGSAPGGIVGTGQNAIPGYPSGNENGNSEYERIEERINQEVNRITKEIIATPYRIEDMSIMVTLNEDEVDPSIETTVKPILESIVKTALVNPAVNTDERVSLVVRKFSKPSVTTAFDIRDYLSYIVAGAIGFVLLLFFMIFLRKRKGKEEQEEEIVPTPVFSAAQLEPKEDTEQITMRKQLERLARQKPEEFVKLLRTWTADE
- the fliE gene encoding flagellar hook-basal body complex protein FliE, translated to MIKGVSLSPDTLTKLSPVKTGTNDSSFSSFLKNALDQVNQDQIKAEKLTENLVAGQVTDLHQVTIAAQKAELSLQLTVQVRNKIIEAYQEVMRMQV
- the flgC gene encoding flagellar basal body rod protein FlgC, giving the protein MSIFNSMNISASALTAQRLRMDIIASNIANANTTRATFENGKWMPYQRKMVSFSPQAPSFKNYLNAALGRSSVPGEGVKATQIVQDKSPFKQVYNPGHPDADENGFVLMPNVDVLKEMVDLISATRSYEASVTAFNASKSMALKALEIGR
- the flgB gene encoding flagellar basal body rod protein FlgB, which codes for MNLFEGQTLRILTQGLDATAMRQRVLANNIANVDTPNYKRQDVSFSSIFQEALNRSASSFTGYRTNSKHIPIGGDAYRKYSGYQVITDHQTNMNNNGNNVDIDFEMSQLAQNQIFYNALVEETNSYFSKLRIVINEGRR
- the codY gene encoding GTP-sensing pleiotropic transcriptional regulator CodY; translated protein: MDLLNKTRRINRLLQKAAGHAVNFMEMAEVLRDVIQANTYILSRKGKVLGYAIYQEVENERMKKMLDDRRFPEEYSNMLLKVDTTTSNIGVESDLTAFPVEMREVFQSGYTTLVPIIGGGDRLGTLVLARLNEQFINDDLILAEYGATVVGMEILRERSEEIEQEARSKAVVQMAIGSLSYSELEAVEHIFEELDGKEGLLVASKIADRVGITRSVIVNALRKLESAGVIESRSLGMKGTYIKVLNEKLLPELQKLKTS
- the hslU gene encoding ATP-dependent protease ATPase subunit HslU, whose protein sequence is MREIVIKNPESLTPKQIVAELDKYIVGQHKAKKSVAIALRNRYRRSKLPTRLKEEVVPKNILMIGPTGVGKTEIARRIAKLVGAPFVKVEATKFTEVGYVGRDVESMVRDLIETSIRLVKAEKMEKVKDRAEQLANERIVHILVPSQKQQKNFANPFEMLFGQQNDKNDKSNIEDDRQDLEQKRRRVAHQLALGELEDHMIEIEVEDHLPSMFEIFSGAGVEQMGINVQEMFGNLLPKKKKKRRLPVKEARNVLIQEEAQRLIDMDEVIQESIRRAEETGIIFIDEIDKIAGKETGSPDVSREGVQRDILPIIEGSTVMTKYGPVKTDYILFIAAGAFHMAKPSDLIPELQGRLPIRVELESLSADDFVRILKEPQNAITKQYQALIETEGVQIEFTDEALEEIARLAAEVNHSTDDIGARRLHTIMEKLLEDLSFEAPEITMEKIVITPEYVREKIKDIVQNRDLSQYIL
- the hslV gene encoding ATP-dependent protease subunit HslV — protein: MFRGTTIFAIHHQGEGAMAGDGQVTFGNQVVMKHRATKVRRLYQGKVIAGFAGSVADAFTLFEKFEGKLEQYHGNLQRAAVELAKEWRMDKMLRRLEAMLIVMNHDHLLLVSGTGEVIEPDDGILAIGSGGNYALAAGRALKQKADHLSAREIAETALAIAADICVYTNHNIVVEELMKG
- the xerC gene encoding tyrosine recombinase XerC; protein product: MEMENHIQSQIKGFLQYLQIEKNASPHTVLNYHRDIDAFLAFLNTKELEHWNQIDHTDVREYLAMLAKKNYSRRTISRRLSSMRSFYRFLMREEEVTMNPFQMVSTPKLEKKLPKFLYHKEMELLLAQPNVTSPVGLRDKAILEVLYASGIRVSELVGLGLDSIDLNLGTARVFGKGAKERIVILGSFALEAMKQYLDKGRPLLKSQEADTDAVFLNVRGGTLTDRSVRRVIHKYIQQAAITNRVSPHTIRHTFATHMLEAGADLRTVQEMLGHVNISTTQIYTHVTKERLREVYLQTHPRA
- the trmFO gene encoding FADH(2)-oxidizing methylenetetrahydrofolate--tRNA-(uracil(54)-C(5))-methyltransferase TrmFO, producing the protein MSQHPITVIGAGLAGSEAAWQIANSGIPVRLYEMRPVKSTPAHHTEQFAELVCSNSLRANSLTNAVGILKEEMRRLNSIIISSADCCSVPAGGALAVDREEFSHYVTESLSNHPLISVYREELTDIPDEGIVVVATGPLTSANLSEKIKQLTGEEYFYFYDAAAPIVERESIDESKAFFASRYGKGDAAYLNCPMNEEEFEVFYNAIVDAEVVPLKEFEKEIYFEGCMPIEVMAKRGKQTMLFGPLKPVGLIDPRTGKQPFAVVQLRQDNSAATLYNIVGFQTHMKWADQKRVIQLIPGLENAEIVRYGVMHRNTFINSPKLLNPTYQLKSRENLFFAGQMTGVEGYVESAAAGLVAGINASRLAKGLDPIVFPKETAIGSMANYITTADPKHFQPMNANFGLFPPLERKIKNKKERYEAFAARALEIIQNFSRNIDNYCCN